One genomic segment of Chelonia mydas isolate rCheMyd1 chromosome 1, rCheMyd1.pri.v2, whole genome shotgun sequence includes these proteins:
- the HGD gene encoding homogentisate 1,2-dioxygenase isoform X2, translating to MDQGHLTHNWDEAEADPNQLRWKPFEIPRASEKKLDFVSGLHTLCGAGEPRSRNGIAIHIFTCNTSMINRCFYNSDGDFLIVPQQGKLLITTEFGKLLVEPNEICVIQQGMRFSVEVFGETRGYVLEVYGAHFELPDLGPIGANGLANPRDFLVPVAWYEDCQVAGGYTVISKYQGKLFSAQQDFSPFNVVAWHGNYTPYKYNLDNFMVINSVAFDHADPSIFTVLTAKSTRPGVALADFVIFPPRWGVANNTFRPPYYHRNCMSEFMGLIKGRYEAKEEGFQPGGGSLHSMMTPHGPDAECFEKASKARLAPERVAEGTMAFMFESSFSMAVTTWGLKTSNCLDKTYYKCWELLKSHFNPSCK from the exons CTGAGATGGAAGCCTTTTGAGATCCCCAGAGCCTCTGAAAAAAAGCTGGACTTTGTGAGT GGTTTGCACACATTGTGTGGAGCTGGGGAGCCCAGGTCACGGAATGGGATTGCCATCCACATCTTCACCTGTAACACCTCTATGATTAATAG GTGTTTTTACAATTCAGATGGAGACTTCCTGATTG TGCCACAGCAAGGGAAGCTGCTCATCACCACCGAGTTTGGCAAATTGCTGGTGGAGCCCAATGAGATCTGTGTCATTCAG cAAGGGATGCGTTTCAGTGTGGAAGTGTTTGGAGAAACCAGGGGCTACGTCCTGGAGGTGTATGGCGCGCATTTTGAGCTACCTGACCTGGGACCCATCG GGGCCAATGGTCTGGCTAACCCACGAGATTTCTTAGTGCCAGTTGCCTGGTATGAAGATTGCCAAGTAGCAGGTGGCTACACAGTGATCAGCAAGTACCAGGGCAAGTTGTTTTCAGCCCAACAG GATTTCTCCCCATTCAATGTGGTGGCCTGGCATGGGAACTACACACCATACAAATACAATCTGGATAACTTTATGGTCATCAATTCTGTTGCTTTTGACCATGCG gaCCCATCTATTTTCACTGTCTTGACAGCCAAGTCAACCCGACCTGGAGTGGCACTTGCTGACTTTGTCATCTTCCCACCTCGATGGGGGGTGGCTAACAACACCTTCCGGCCACCTTATTACCACA GGAACTGTATGAGCGAGTTCATGGGGCTGATCAAAGGGCGCTATGAAGCGAAGGAAGAAGGGTTCCAGCCAGGAGGGGGCAGCCTGCACAGCATGATGACACCCCATGGGCCAGACGCTGAGTGTTTTGAGAAGGCAAGCAAAGCCAGGCTAGCGCCCGAGAGAGTTGCAGAAGGGACCATG GCCTTCATGTTCGAGTCCTCCTTCAGCATGGCTGTTACCACGTGGGGCCTCAAGACCTCCAACTGTCTAGATAAGACCTACTACAAGTGCTGGGAACTGCTGAAAAGCCATTTTAATCCTAGCTGCAAGTAA